A window of the Acidovorax sp. YS12 genome harbors these coding sequences:
- a CDS encoding adenosylcobalamin-dependent ribonucleoside-diphosphate reductase, translating to MKREPQPTLASTIQPISLDVLREKYLKAGETRAEELYARVARALASAEAEDRRAEWEEKFLANLQAGAIGAGRIMSAAGTDIQATLINCFVQPVGDCIQGVDDAGYPGIYEALREAAETMRRGGGVGYDFSRIRPRGARVRATGSLASGPCSYINVFDQSCATVESAGARRGAQMGVLRIDHPDVLDFITAKRTPGRWNNFNVSVGVTDEFMQAVVQDTAWELVHRAEPGGELRQGPGVRQRADGLWVYETLRARELWDTIMRSAYDFAEPGILFLGRINEDNNLQYCEQIAATNPCGEQPLPPYGCCDLGPIILTRFVRHPFGVAGTPAFDFDAFTQVVATQVRALDNVLDVTYWPLQQQRDESAAKRRIGVGFTGMGNALAMLCLRYDAADGRAMAARIAECMRDAAYAASIALAQEKGAFPRFDAAGYLAPGTFASRLPAALQDAIRAHGIRNSHLLSVAPTGTVSLAFADNASNGIEPPFSWTYTRRKREADGSRSEYQVEDHAWRLYRDMGGDVQNLPAYFVSALEMSASDHVAMMEAVQPFVDTSISKTVNVPADYPYEDFKHLYLQAWQARLKGLATYRPNAILGAVLEATPAPAPAPVAAPAPAEERAVLDPMRTVIESRPKGALSAVAEKIEYWTQDGHQRLYLIVSFLPVPTGVGKGTVDRAIEFFMPVGQNSESQQWITSSMRLLSLAARGGFLERALSDMRKVAWDRGPVRLGSHEKADGTRVPLWHDSEVAAVAYAIQNILARRVQDPVQQSLPLDDPGQDGASDTPPPMAGKKCPECGAHAMIRKDGCDYCTQCGHMGSCG from the coding sequence ATGAAGCGCGAACCCCAACCTACCCTGGCCTCCACCATACAGCCCATCAGCCTGGACGTGCTGCGCGAGAAATACCTCAAGGCGGGCGAGACCCGCGCCGAGGAGCTGTACGCGCGCGTGGCGCGCGCCCTGGCCTCGGCCGAGGCCGAAGACCGCCGCGCCGAGTGGGAGGAAAAATTCCTCGCCAACCTGCAGGCCGGTGCCATCGGCGCCGGCCGCATCATGAGCGCCGCGGGCACCGACATCCAGGCCACGCTCATCAACTGCTTCGTGCAGCCCGTGGGCGACTGCATCCAGGGCGTGGACGACGCCGGCTACCCCGGCATCTACGAGGCGCTGCGCGAGGCCGCCGAGACCATGCGCCGCGGCGGCGGCGTGGGCTACGACTTCTCGCGCATCCGCCCGCGCGGCGCGCGCGTGCGCGCCACGGGCTCGCTGGCCTCGGGGCCGTGCAGCTACATCAACGTCTTCGACCAGTCCTGCGCCACCGTGGAGAGCGCGGGCGCGCGCCGCGGCGCGCAGATGGGCGTGCTGCGCATCGACCACCCCGACGTGCTCGACTTCATCACCGCCAAGCGCACGCCCGGGCGCTGGAACAATTTCAACGTCTCGGTCGGCGTGACCGACGAATTCATGCAGGCCGTGGTGCAGGACACCGCCTGGGAGCTGGTGCACCGCGCCGAGCCCGGCGGCGAGCTGCGCCAGGGCCCCGGCGTGCGCCAGCGCGCCGACGGGCTGTGGGTGTACGAGACGCTGCGCGCGCGCGAGCTGTGGGACACCATCATGCGCTCGGCCTACGACTTCGCCGAGCCCGGCATCCTGTTCCTGGGCCGCATCAACGAAGACAACAACCTGCAGTACTGCGAGCAGATCGCCGCCACCAACCCCTGCGGCGAGCAGCCGCTGCCGCCCTATGGCTGCTGCGACCTCGGCCCCATCATCCTCACGCGCTTCGTGCGCCACCCGTTCGGCGTGGCCGGCACGCCCGCGTTCGACTTCGACGCCTTCACCCAGGTGGTGGCCACCCAGGTGCGCGCGCTCGACAACGTGCTCGACGTGACCTACTGGCCGCTGCAGCAGCAGCGCGACGAATCGGCGGCCAAGCGCCGCATCGGCGTCGGCTTCACCGGCATGGGCAACGCCCTGGCTATGCTGTGCCTGCGCTACGACGCGGCCGACGGCCGCGCCATGGCGGCGCGCATCGCCGAATGCATGCGCGACGCGGCCTACGCCGCCTCCATCGCCCTGGCGCAGGAAAAGGGCGCGTTCCCCAGGTTCGACGCCGCAGGCTACCTGGCCCCCGGCACCTTCGCCAGCCGCCTGCCCGCCGCGCTGCAGGACGCAATCCGCGCGCACGGCATCCGCAACAGCCACCTGCTGTCGGTGGCGCCCACCGGCACCGTGAGCCTGGCCTTTGCCGACAACGCCTCCAACGGCATCGAGCCGCCGTTCTCCTGGACCTACACGCGCAGGAAGCGCGAGGCCGACGGCAGCCGCAGCGAGTACCAGGTGGAGGACCACGCCTGGCGCCTGTACCGCGACATGGGCGGCGACGTGCAGAACCTGCCCGCGTACTTCGTCTCGGCGCTGGAGATGTCGGCGTCCGACCACGTGGCCATGATGGAGGCGGTGCAGCCCTTCGTGGACACCTCGATCTCCAAGACCGTCAACGTCCCGGCCGACTACCCCTACGAAGACTTCAAGCACCTGTACCTGCAGGCCTGGCAGGCGCGCCTCAAGGGCCTGGCCACGTACCGGCCCAACGCCATCCTGGGCGCCGTGCTGGAGGCCACGCCGGCGCCCGCGCCCGCGCCCGTGGCGGCCCCGGCGCCCGCCGAGGAGCGCGCCGTCCTCGACCCCATGCGCACCGTGATCGAAAGCCGCCCCAAGGGCGCGCTCTCGGCCGTGGCCGAGAAGATCGAGTACTGGACGCAGGACGGCCACCAGCGCCTGTACCTCATCGTCTCCTTCCTGCCCGTGCCCACCGGCGTGGGCAAGGGCACGGTGGACCGCGCCATCGAATTCTTCATGCCCGTGGGGCAGAACAGCGAGTCGCAGCAGTGGATCACCTCCAGCATGCGCCTGCTGTCGCTGGCCGCGCGCGGCGGCTTCCTGGAGCGCGCGCTGTCCGACATGCGCAAGGTCGCCTGGGACCGCGGCCCGGTGCGCCTGGGCAGCCACGAGAAGGCCGACGGCACGCGCGTGCCGCTGTGGCACGACTCCGAGGTGGCCGCCGTGGCCTACGCCATCCAGAACATCCTGGCGCGCCGCGTGCAAGATCCGGTGCAGCAAAGCCTGCCGCTGGACGACCCCGGGCAGGACGGCGCCAGCGACACGCCCCCGCCCATGGCCGGTAAGAAATGCCCCGAGTGCGGCGCGCACGCCATGATCCGCAAGGACGGCTGCGACTACTGCACCCAGTGCGGGCACATGGGTTCTTGCGGGTAG
- a CDS encoding NnrS family protein, with amino-acid sequence MDRPRRPVIPVRPVAGRPPAEALARIDWRWHWATLGWAPHRLGFFLALGVLGASSLWWAGVQAAPLAPFLVPPAALPPAVAHAAVMVFGFMPLFFAGFGFTALPKWLEVQPWPVRVLCAPLVLQALGWLAWLGGAMAAPALAWAGLGAAWLGLGGTGALLAWLVWCSPLADRLHARLIVAAWGLGWLCLAALGLAAWRGDFAQAQALARAGLWGFVLVVFAAALHRMIPFFTSSAMPGIAARRPFWVLALMVGAAWGEAGAVLAGAWWPLSAPVLLLRGVLELAVGAVLLWLAGVWWRVLGLKNRLLAMLHAGFVWLGLAWVLGGAAHAWHGWQGAAVWPLAMLHALALGCMGALMLAMVSRVSCGHGGRPLVADGPLWSLFWLLQGAVLLRLAAALWPAWGAALLPWAALLWAVAVLAWGLRMGRWYGRPRADGRPG; translated from the coding sequence ATGGATCGTCCCCGGCGGCCCGTGATTCCGGTGCGGCCGGTGGCCGGGCGGCCGCCGGCCGAGGCGCTGGCGCGCATCGACTGGCGCTGGCACTGGGCCACGCTGGGCTGGGCGCCGCACCGGCTGGGCTTCTTCCTGGCCCTGGGGGTGCTCGGTGCGTCCAGCCTGTGGTGGGCCGGGGTGCAGGCCGCGCCGCTGGCGCCGTTCCTGGTGCCCCCGGCCGCATTGCCGCCTGCCGTGGCGCATGCGGCGGTAATGGTGTTCGGCTTCATGCCGCTGTTCTTTGCCGGTTTCGGCTTCACGGCGCTGCCCAAGTGGCTGGAGGTGCAGCCCTGGCCGGTGCGCGTGCTGTGCGCGCCGCTGGTGCTGCAGGCGCTGGGCTGGCTGGCCTGGCTCGGCGGCGCCATGGCGGCCCCGGCGCTGGCCTGGGCGGGCCTGGGGGCGGCCTGGCTGGGCCTGGGCGGGACCGGCGCCCTGCTGGCCTGGCTGGTCTGGTGCAGCCCGCTGGCCGACCGGCTGCACGCGCGCCTGATCGTGGCCGCCTGGGGGCTGGGCTGGCTGTGCCTGGCGGCGCTGGGCCTGGCCGCATGGCGCGGTGATTTCGCCCAGGCGCAGGCTCTGGCGCGGGCCGGCCTGTGGGGCTTCGTGCTGGTCGTGTTCGCGGCGGCGCTGCACCGCATGATTCCGTTCTTCACCTCCAGCGCCATGCCCGGCATCGCGGCGCGGCGGCCGTTCTGGGTGCTGGCGCTCATGGTGGGCGCCGCCTGGGGCGAGGCCGGCGCTGTGCTCGCGGGAGCGTGGTGGCCCCTGTCCGCGCCGGTGCTGCTGCTGCGCGGCGTGCTGGAGCTGGCCGTGGGCGCCGTGCTGCTGTGGCTGGCGGGCGTGTGGTGGCGCGTGCTCGGGCTGAAGAACCGCCTGCTCGCCATGCTGCACGCGGGCTTCGTCTGGCTGGGCCTGGCCTGGGTGCTGGGCGGCGCGGCGCATGCCTGGCACGGCTGGCAGGGCGCGGCGGTGTGGCCGCTGGCCATGCTGCACGCGCTGGCGCTGGGCTGCATGGGCGCGCTGATGCTGGCCATGGTGTCGCGCGTGTCTTGCGGCCATGGCGGGCGCCCGCTGGTGGCCGACGGGCCGCTGTGGAGCCTGTTCTGGCTGTTGCAGGGCGCGGTGCTGCTGCGCCTGGCCGCTGCGCTGTGGCCCGCGTGGGGCGCGGCCCTGCTGCCCTGGGCCGCGCTGCTGTGGGCCGTGGCGGTGCTGGCCTGGGGGCTGCGCATGGGCCGCTGGTACGGCCGCCCGCGCGCCGACGGACGGCCGGGGTGA
- a CDS encoding nitroreductase family protein, translating into MSDPLSSDALAALLQARQTVLPKRLGAPGPDTAQLAAILGAAAHAPDHGGLLPWRFVRIPQAARPALAEAFAQALAEREPEATPAQLAQAREKAVRAPELLVLVADGACGGPAISWDERLVSAGCAVQSVLLMATALGFGSALTSGKALQSVALRGLLGLPAPSRALCCISIGTVLARKPARTRPVPAAYVGTLVPGEGIAPGWENP; encoded by the coding sequence ATGAGTGATCCCTTGTCCTCCGATGCCCTGGCCGCGCTGCTGCAGGCGCGCCAGACCGTGCTGCCCAAGCGCCTGGGCGCGCCGGGGCCGGATACGGCGCAACTGGCCGCCATCCTCGGCGCGGCGGCGCACGCGCCGGACCATGGCGGCCTGCTGCCCTGGCGCTTCGTGCGCATTCCGCAGGCCGCGCGGCCGGCCCTGGCCGAGGCGTTCGCCCAGGCCCTGGCCGAGCGCGAGCCCGAGGCCACCCCCGCGCAACTGGCGCAGGCGCGCGAGAAGGCCGTGCGCGCCCCGGAACTGCTGGTGCTGGTGGCCGATGGCGCCTGCGGCGGCCCGGCCATCAGCTGGGACGAGCGCCTGGTCTCGGCGGGCTGCGCGGTGCAGAGCGTGCTGCTCATGGCCACGGCGCTGGGCTTCGGCTCGGCGCTGACCAGCGGCAAGGCCCTGCAGTCCGTGGCGCTGCGCGGCCTGCTCGGCCTGCCCGCGCCGTCGCGGGCGCTGTGCTGCATCAGCATCGGCACGGTGCTGGCGCGCAAGCCCGCGCGCACGCGCCCGGTGCCCGCGGCCTATGTGGGAACCCTGGTTCCGGGTGAGGGCATCGCACCGGGGTGGGAGAATCCGTAG
- a CDS encoding ribonucleotide reductase subunit alpha: protein MQIQHFDDLLRAARAQPEPQRLLMVFVGTELPGDASPEQRARFAQGEGGALVPLMCVDKTPEELDSFATLAREAQQFEPPHQPWRLVFAAALAGRGGQAPSSTDAEQPLQHMVESIKAGQFGPLLPFDRQGEPVHFK, encoded by the coding sequence ATGCAAATCCAGCACTTTGACGACCTGCTGCGCGCCGCGCGCGCCCAGCCCGAGCCGCAGCGCCTGTTGATGGTGTTCGTCGGCACCGAACTGCCCGGGGACGCCAGCCCCGAACAGCGCGCGCGCTTCGCGCAGGGCGAGGGCGGCGCCCTGGTGCCGCTGATGTGCGTGGACAAGACGCCCGAGGAGCTCGACTCCTTCGCCACGCTGGCGCGCGAGGCGCAGCAGTTCGAGCCGCCGCACCAGCCCTGGCGCCTGGTGTTCGCCGCCGCGCTGGCCGGCCGCGGCGGCCAGGCGCCCAGCAGCACGGACGCCGAGCAGCCGCTGCAGCACATGGTGGAGTCGATCAAGGCCGGCCAGTTCGGCCCGCTGCTGCCGTTCGACCGGCAGGGCGAACCCGTCCACTTCAAATGA
- a CDS encoding hemerythrin domain-containing protein: protein MTAFASLPGLHSPGVGFEQPFEMLQACHERVQRMLGLLQRLQDYLHDKPCDDMARQAARDVLRYFDIAAPLHHEDEELHVFPPLLAQGSPAVAALVRQLQADHAAMAADWAQAREPLLALAEGRLAAFSAAHEALLARFAARYGEHIRHEEGSAYPAAQALLPEATQQAMGTEMARRRGAR, encoded by the coding sequence ATGACGGCATTCGCCTCCCTGCCCGGCCTGCATTCGCCCGGCGTCGGTTTCGAGCAGCCCTTCGAGATGCTGCAGGCCTGCCACGAGCGCGTGCAGCGCATGCTTGGCCTGCTGCAGCGCCTGCAGGACTACCTGCACGACAAGCCGTGCGACGACATGGCGCGCCAGGCGGCGCGCGACGTGCTGCGCTACTTCGACATCGCCGCGCCGCTGCACCACGAGGATGAGGAGCTGCACGTGTTTCCGCCGCTGCTCGCGCAGGGCAGCCCGGCGGTCGCGGCGCTGGTGCGCCAGCTGCAGGCCGACCATGCGGCCATGGCGGCGGACTGGGCCCAGGCGCGCGAGCCGCTGCTGGCGCTGGCCGAAGGGCGGCTGGCGGCGTTCAGCGCAGCGCACGAGGCGCTGCTGGCGCGCTTCGCCGCGCGCTATGGCGAGCACATCCGCCACGAGGAGGGCAGCGCCTATCCTGCGGCGCAAGCCCTGCTGCCCGAGGCCACGCAGCAGGCCATGGGCACGGAGATGGCGCGCCGGCGCGGCGCGCGTTGA
- a CDS encoding DUF3567 domain-containing protein encodes MQMLYDSDSFVVVHILPEAFESPRGGDAQPPQVPQLPRHGFEIVDKRSGKEVYLDGSWAEMFQQQILAWQRDTPTQEEVEATLDRYTGLAQNPVIVH; translated from the coding sequence ATGCAAATGCTCTATGACTCGGACTCTTTCGTGGTGGTTCACATCCTGCCCGAAGCCTTTGAATCGCCACGCGGCGGCGACGCGCAGCCGCCGCAGGTGCCCCAGTTGCCGCGCCACGGCTTCGAGATCGTGGACAAGCGCTCGGGCAAGGAGGTCTACCTCGACGGTTCCTGGGCCGAAATGTTCCAGCAGCAGATCCTGGCCTGGCAGCGCGACACGCCCACGCAGGAAGAAGTCGAGGCCACGCTGGACCGCTACACCGGGCTGGCGCAGAACCCGGTCATCGTCCACTGA
- a CDS encoding DUF3108 domain-containing protein produces the protein MPRRALLLLTALVLALHALALLGLPDLTTRLHSPEVAAFSTRSIALPPPQPAPTAPPRPRPPPKPKPKPKPAPAAPDPLPELPADALPADATALAAATAGDITVPIEPSLEPAEAAEPPAAPAPAASEALAAAPAPEEPASAPQESASAPADPPEPRDPGLAITLPGGASAQAGGGAPPPVRVPPPTRLAFEVSGEVKRFHYSASAEMLWKHDGTHYEARQEIRAFLIGSRAQTSVGQLTAHGLQPRRFGDRVRSEQAAHFDFDQGRITFSANTPSAPIAPGAQDRLSVFIELASLIAAAPERYPEGTEIALTTASARAAGRWVFRVGQTEPLELPAGTITALKLQRVPEDEHDQRADLWLAPSVHYLPVRLRITQSSGDFVDLRLKETSTP, from the coding sequence ATGCCGCGCCGCGCCCTGCTGCTGCTGACGGCCCTGGTGCTGGCCCTGCACGCCCTGGCGCTGCTGGGCCTGCCTGACCTCACGACGCGCCTGCACAGCCCCGAGGTGGCCGCGTTCAGCACCCGCAGCATCGCCCTGCCGCCGCCCCAGCCCGCTCCCACCGCGCCGCCGCGCCCCAGGCCGCCGCCCAAGCCCAAGCCGAAACCCAAGCCGGCCCCGGCGGCCCCCGATCCCCTGCCGGAGCTGCCTGCCGACGCCCTGCCGGCCGATGCCACCGCCCTGGCGGCAGCCACGGCAGGCGACATCACCGTGCCGATCGAACCGTCCCTGGAGCCCGCCGAGGCCGCGGAACCACCGGCTGCGCCCGCGCCCGCCGCGAGCGAAGCGCTCGCCGCGGCCCCGGCCCCCGAGGAACCCGCCAGCGCGCCGCAGGAGAGCGCCAGCGCGCCGGCCGATCCCCCGGAGCCCCGGGACCCCGGCCTGGCCATCACGCTGCCTGGCGGTGCCAGCGCCCAGGCCGGCGGCGGCGCGCCGCCGCCCGTGCGCGTGCCGCCGCCCACGCGCCTGGCGTTCGAGGTGAGCGGCGAAGTCAAGCGCTTCCACTACAGCGCCAGCGCCGAAATGCTCTGGAAGCACGATGGCACGCACTACGAGGCGCGCCAGGAAATCCGCGCCTTCCTGATCGGCTCGCGCGCGCAGACCAGCGTCGGCCAGCTCACCGCGCACGGCCTGCAGCCCCGGCGCTTCGGCGACCGCGTGCGCAGCGAGCAGGCGGCGCACTTCGACTTCGACCAGGGCCGCATCACCTTCAGCGCCAACACGCCCTCGGCGCCAATCGCGCCGGGCGCGCAGGACCGGCTGAGCGTGTTCATCGAACTGGCGTCCCTGATCGCTGCCGCCCCCGAGCGCTACCCCGAGGGCACCGAGATCGCGCTGACCACGGCCAGCGCGCGCGCCGCCGGCCGCTGGGTGTTCCGCGTGGGCCAGACCGAGCCGCTGGAGCTGCCCGCGGGCACCATCACGGCGCTGAAGCTGCAGCGCGTGCCCGAGGACGAACACGACCAGCGCGCCGACCTGTGGCTGGCGCCCAGCGTGCACTACCTGCCGGTGCGCCTGCGCATCACCCAGAGCAGCGGCGATTTCGTCGATTTACGCCTCAAGGAGACCAGCACGCCATAG
- a CDS encoding IclR family transcriptional regulator — protein sequence MDKERLGIQSVEVGFALLDALARASGPLMLKDLAASAGMSAAKAHRYLVSFQRLALVAQDVRSARYDLGPAALQLGLAALARLDPVRLARERMPALREQLGHTLALAVWGNHGPTIVHWEEAPQAVTVNLRLGDVMPLLSSATGRCFGAYLPAEATATLLARETALARRQQRAGLPHGAPAAQALWQEVRAHGLARVVDTLLPGVVAFCAPVFDADGHLALGITTLGPAATFDPDWDGAVATPLRTAARQLSADLGWSAP from the coding sequence ATGGACAAGGAACGCCTGGGCATACAGTCGGTGGAGGTGGGCTTCGCCTTGCTCGACGCACTGGCCCGCGCCAGCGGGCCGCTCATGCTCAAGGACCTCGCGGCCAGCGCCGGCATGAGCGCGGCCAAGGCGCACCGCTACCTGGTCAGCTTCCAGCGCCTGGCCCTGGTGGCGCAGGACGTGCGCAGCGCCCGCTACGACCTCGGCCCCGCCGCGCTCCAGCTCGGCCTTGCCGCCCTCGCGCGGCTGGATCCGGTGCGCCTGGCGCGCGAGCGCATGCCGGCGCTGCGCGAGCAGCTCGGCCACACCCTGGCGCTGGCCGTCTGGGGCAACCATGGGCCGACCATCGTGCACTGGGAAGAGGCGCCGCAGGCCGTCACGGTCAACCTGCGCCTGGGCGACGTGATGCCGCTGCTGTCCTCGGCCACCGGGCGCTGCTTCGGCGCCTACCTGCCCGCCGAGGCCACGGCCACGCTGCTGGCGCGCGAAACGGCGCTGGCCCGGCGCCAGCAGCGCGCCGGCCTGCCCCACGGCGCCCCGGCGGCCCAGGCGCTGTGGCAGGAAGTGCGCGCCCACGGGCTGGCGCGGGTGGTCGATACGCTGCTGCCTGGCGTCGTGGCCTTCTGCGCCCCGGTGTTCGACGCCGACGGCCACCTGGCGCTGGGCATCACGACGCTGGGGCCCGCCGCCACCTTCGACCCGGACTGGGACGGCGCCGTCGCCACGCCCCTGCGCACCGCGGCACGGCAGCTGTCCGCCGACCTGGGCTGGAGCGCGCCCTGA
- a CDS encoding fumarylacetoacetate hydrolase family protein: MKLATYKDGSRDGQLVVVSRDLGSAHYATGIASHLQQVLDDWNFLAPQLQDLYDLLNAGKARHAFPFDARQCMAPLPRAYQWADGSAYINHVELVRKARGAEVPASFYTDPLMYQGGSDDFLGPCDDVVVPSEAMGIDFEAEIAVVTGDVRMGASPEQALEGVRLVMLANDVSLRNLIPGELAKGFGFFQSKPATAFSPVALTPDELGGAWQGGRVHLALHSTWNGRKVGMCDAGPEMTFHFGQLIAHIAKTRNVRAGAIVGSGTVSNKDWAKGYSCIAEKRCIETIEHGQPSTGFMQFGDTIRIEMRGADGQSLFGAIDQQIVALHESE, encoded by the coding sequence ATGAAACTTGCCACCTACAAGGATGGTTCGCGCGACGGCCAACTGGTCGTGGTGTCGCGCGACCTGGGCTCGGCCCATTATGCGACCGGCATTGCCAGCCATCTGCAGCAGGTGCTGGACGACTGGAATTTCCTCGCGCCGCAGCTGCAGGATCTGTACGACCTGCTCAACGCCGGCAAGGCGCGCCATGCGTTCCCGTTCGACGCGCGCCAGTGCATGGCGCCGCTGCCGCGCGCCTACCAGTGGGCCGACGGCTCGGCCTACATCAACCACGTGGAGCTGGTGCGCAAGGCGCGCGGGGCCGAGGTGCCGGCCAGCTTCTACACCGACCCGCTGATGTACCAGGGCGGGAGCGACGATTTCCTCGGGCCCTGCGACGACGTGGTGGTGCCCAGCGAGGCCATGGGCATCGACTTCGAGGCCGAGATCGCCGTCGTCACCGGCGACGTGCGCATGGGCGCCTCGCCCGAGCAGGCGCTGGAGGGCGTGCGCCTCGTGATGCTGGCCAACGACGTGTCGCTGCGCAACCTCATCCCGGGCGAACTGGCCAAGGGCTTCGGCTTCTTCCAGTCCAAGCCCGCGACCGCGTTCAGCCCCGTGGCCCTCACGCCCGACGAACTGGGCGGGGCCTGGCAGGGCGGGCGCGTGCACCTGGCGCTGCATTCCACCTGGAACGGCCGCAAGGTCGGCATGTGCGACGCCGGGCCCGAGATGACGTTCCACTTCGGCCAGCTCATCGCCCACATCGCCAAGACGCGCAACGTGCGCGCTGGCGCCATCGTCGGCAGCGGTACCGTGAGCAACAAGGACTGGGCCAAGGGCTACAGCTGCATTGCCGAGAAGCGCTGCATCGAGACCATCGAGCATGGCCAGCCGTCCACCGGGTTCATGCAGTTCGGCGACACCATCCGCATCGAGATGCGCGGCGCCGACGGGCAGAGCCTGTTCGGCGCCATCGACCAGCAGATCGTGGCGCTGCACGAATCTGAATGA
- a CDS encoding iron-containing alcohol dehydrogenase: protein MLNFDFQNPTHIAFGQGRVADLDHLVPAQARVLILVGGASAEKNGTLAEVRQALGARPHATFPGIEPNPSYETALRAVQQIREGGFDFLLAVGGGSVIDAAKFIAAAVHVEGEPWSILEKRGRNIARAMPFGAVLTLPATGSEMNNGSVITHRAKGAKLPFSSAHCFPRFAVLDPAKTYTLPPQQLANGVVDAFVHTTEQYLTYPVDALVQDRFAEGILQTLIEVGPRILAAPEPVYADRANMMWTATLALNGLIGAGVPQDWATHMIGHELTALHGIDHARTLAIVLPSLLNERRVPKRAKLLQYAERVWGLREGDEEARISAAIACTRAFFESLGVPTRLGAYGLGAGQVDAVVAQLEAHGMVKLGEQRDITPEVARRILLAAL from the coding sequence ATGCTGAATTTCGACTTTCAAAACCCCACCCACATCGCCTTTGGCCAGGGCCGCGTGGCCGACCTGGACCACCTGGTGCCCGCGCAGGCGCGCGTGCTGATCCTCGTGGGCGGCGCCAGCGCCGAGAAGAACGGCACGCTGGCCGAGGTGCGCCAGGCCTTGGGCGCGCGCCCGCACGCGACGTTCCCGGGCATCGAGCCGAACCCGAGCTACGAGACAGCGCTGCGCGCCGTGCAGCAGATCCGCGAGGGCGGCTTCGACTTCCTGCTCGCGGTGGGTGGCGGCTCGGTGATCGACGCCGCCAAGTTCATCGCGGCGGCGGTGCACGTCGAGGGCGAACCCTGGAGCATCCTGGAAAAGCGCGGGCGCAACATCGCGCGCGCCATGCCGTTCGGCGCGGTGCTGACGCTGCCGGCCACGGGCTCGGAGATGAACAACGGCTCCGTCATCACGCACCGCGCCAAGGGCGCCAAGCTGCCCTTCAGCAGCGCGCACTGCTTTCCGCGCTTCGCGGTGCTGGACCCGGCCAAGACCTACACGCTGCCGCCGCAGCAGCTGGCCAACGGCGTGGTCGATGCCTTCGTGCACACCACGGAGCAGTACCTGACCTACCCGGTCGATGCGCTGGTGCAGGACCGCTTCGCCGAAGGCATCCTGCAGACGCTGATCGAAGTGGGGCCGCGCATCCTGGCCGCGCCGGAGCCGGTGTACGCCGACCGCGCCAACATGATGTGGACGGCCACGCTGGCGCTCAACGGACTGATCGGCGCCGGCGTGCCGCAGGACTGGGCCACGCACATGATCGGCCACGAGCTCACCGCGCTGCACGGCATCGACCATGCCCGCACGCTGGCCATCGTGCTGCCGTCGCTGCTCAACGAGCGGCGGGTGCCGAAGCGCGCCAAGCTGCTGCAGTACGCCGAGCGCGTGTGGGGCCTGCGCGAGGGTGACGAAGAGGCGCGCATCAGCGCCGCCATCGCGTGCACGCGCGCGTTCTTCGAGAGCCTGGGCGTGCCTACGCGCCTGGGCGCCTATGGCCTGGGGGCCGGGCAGGTCGATGCCGTGGTGGCGCAGCTGGAGGCGCACGGCATGGTCAAGCTGGGCGAGCAGCGCGACATCACGCCCGAGGTGGCCCGCCGCATCCTGCTGGCGGCACTGTAG